Within Amycolatopsis sp. cg5, the genomic segment GCACCTCGGACAGGTACGCGGGTTGGCCGAGCTCACGGTTACGGAAGCCGAGCCGCGCGGTCAGTGCGGCCCGGACAGCGGGCTCGACGGTTTCCCAGTCATGGTCCGGATGCACCCGGATGTTCGCCGAGATCACCAGCAGCACGGCTTCGCGCACCGCCACGTCCGTCGGCGTCGACGGATCGCCCTGTTCGGACAGGGCCGTGCGCAGCGTGGTGACGATGTCGGAGTCTTCCTGCAACGCGATGTCGTCGGCGCCGGCGACCGTCACGTGCACGATCTGCCTGGTGCCGTTGAACAGCCGCCGCGCGCTCGCCCGGCCGACCCCGGCACGCGCCTTGGCGAAGTCCTCGAAGTCCGGCACCGACACGAGCCGCTCGAACGCGGTCACCCGCAACGGGATGTTGCGGCGCAACAGGCTCGCGTCGTCCCGGTCAGCACCACCGGTCGCGGGCAGCGGATTGTCCACTCCGGACACCCCGAGCGGCCGGGTGGTCAGCTGGGTGATCCGCCCGGTGGCGACGTTGCCCGCCTTGCCGAGCCCGACCCGGTAGCGGGCGCGGACGTTCTCCACGCCGGTCGGGAGCCGCGCGCCGTGCTTGCCGTCGCCGAACGTGACACGCACGGCGTCGTGCTCGGCGGTTTCGGTGACGTAGACCTGTTCCTCAGGCCCGCGCCCGGCGAAACTGTCCACCTCGTGCCACCGGACTCCGTCGACGCGGACCTCGAGCGTGCTGGTCGCGCCGAGCGGATCGTCCGACGCCAGCCAGGTCAGCGGACCCTGCCGGAGCTGGAACGACTGGCTCGGCTTGCTCGCGTCGCCGCTACCGATCGGCTCGTCGCGGCCCGCGCCGTGCGTGGCGCGCACGACGTTGGCGTAGACGTGCACGGTCTCGCGCTTGTACCGATACGCCAGCCCGCCGACCAACGCGATCTTCGTGTGCACCAGCTCGCCGGGCCGGGTCGGCTCGACGACCTGCTGGACACCGGCGAGCATGGCCAGCTCGGTGCCCTTGACCCCGGCCGGGCTGCCGGGGAGGTCGGTGCGCTCGCCCGTGACGATCACCCAGCGGCCGGGGGTGAGCCCGTCGTACAGCTCGGCGAGCTCGATCTCCTTGTCGCGCACCTCGTCGGTGATCGGCTCGTCGGCCAGCGCGAGGCGGTCACCGCGCAGGTAAATCGAGGTGTCGCGGATCTCGGTGAGCCGAGTGTCGCTGTCGTCGAGCCAAGGCCGGTCGAGCGCCAGCTCGGTGACCTTCCCACTGATCCCGAACGCCTGCTTCGCGAGCACGCGGACGCCGGTGACCCTGGCGGTGACCAGCTGGAGCGGCTTGGCTCGCTTCGTCGGACGTTCGATCACCACCCAGCTGCCGACCCCGACACCCTCGTAGACCGCGTCGAGGGTGAGCACGTTCGCCGGGAACCGGGTCGTGGTGGCGAAGTTGATCTCGACGAACGGCTCGTTCTTCTCGGTCTGCCGCCGGAGGTTGACGATGATCAACCGATTGGTCTTCGGTTCGAACATGAAGAACGGGCCGAAGGCTTCATCGAGCGCGAGGTCTCTTTCAACGCTGCCCGCGAAGACTCCGGACGCCGTCACCTTGACCTTCTTGGTCGCCTTGTCCTCTTTGGACACGACGATCGTGTGCCCGGGGATCCCGCCGCCGAACACGAAGGTGATCTCGCCGGTGCGCTCGTCGATGGTGTACTCGACCTCGCCGGGGCCGATGGCCAGGCTGCCGTCCTCGGTCAGCTTGCGGATCTCTCCAGGCCAGGTGTTCGCGCCTAGCAGGAAGCGCACCGACGCCGACTTGGGCGTGTCCTTCGGGCCCGGCGGCTCGACGGGATCGTCGGGATCGGGCGGTGGCTTGGGTTTCTCGTCGTAGGTGACCGTCAGGGTCAGCGCCTGCTGACCTTCGAGCTCCCAGTCCTCCGGCGTGATGGGCTTGCCGTCCCTGGTCGTGCGCAACGGCGCCGTGGCGCCGAACGGCGTCGCGACCTGCCGCATCGCCTGCAATTCCTGCAAGGCGAGTGGCGCGGCGAGGTCGACCTGCCGCCAGGCGGTGTAGAGGCCTTCGCCGACGCGCGGGTCGAGCGCGGTCAGCAGCTGCGCGCCGAGATCCGAGCCAGGCCCGTACAACTTGGCCAGGTCACGCTTGAGCTGACGCGAACTGGCGGGTGGCCGGTTCGGACTGGTGCGCAGCGCGCCCAGCAGCGCGCCGAGGCCGAGTACCGCGGGGCTCGTCGGGTTCGGCTTGTCGAGTGCGAGCGCGCGGAAGAGCGACTCGGCCGCGTCGTCCGGCTGATCCGGCTCCAGCTTCTGGACGCCCTTCTCGCAGGCAGCCAAGTTGTTCTGGAGCGCCACGAGCCACTCGTTGATGTGGGCGTAGTGCGCGGTGAGCTCGATCTCCTCGGCGAGCCGCTCCAGCACCTTGCCCAGCGCGTGCAGGTACTTGGTCGGGCTGGTGAGTTTGCCCGGGTCCTCGGGGACCGGGGGCACGGCCTTGTCGTCGCCGTTCTTGCCCGCGATGGCGTGCAGGGGTTTCAGCACACCTTCCACGAACTTCTTGAGGATCGAGCTGCGGCGGACGACCGGTTCCGGGTCCTCGATGATCGGGTTGAGCAGATCACGCAGCTTCTTGCGCATGCTCGCGAGGTCAGGCAGCGGCTCAGCCTGCCGTACGACGGTCGTGATGTTGTTCTCGCGATCGAGCACGACCTCGGAGACGACGTCGAGCACCTGCCGGTCCCGCTCGGTACCGAAGACGTAGAGCAGCCGGTCACCCGGCTTGATGTTGTTGGACACTCCGGCCAGCTGGACATTCGTCCGCGTGTCCATGCCGGTCTTGGTGAGCTGGAACGGTTGCCGCTGCCGCACCTTGAGGTCGTTCCACGACCAGCGCGCGGCGAGTTCGTCCATGCTCTCGAACGACTGCGGCTCTTCGCCGGGCCCGGGAACGCTCTGCGCGCGGGCGCCCTGGGGAATGGTCGAGCGCAGGTCGTGCCCGGGACGCGGGTCAGCGTCGAGCGTGTACGCGAGATACGTCCCCGCCGAAACGCCAGGTCTGGGCAGGTACCCGACGAGACGGCCGAGCAGCGCGAGCGAGCCTTCCTCGGTCGCCGTGCGCAGATAGCCCTCGGACGCGATCCGTTCCAAGTGGAACGTGAGCAGATCCGCCAGCGACGCGGCCGAGTCGAGCAGCCCGATGGCCGGATCGTCGGTGGTCCGCACGGTCAGCCCGCTCAGCGCGGGATAAGCCGGACTGGACAGCCTGGCCAGCATGGTCGCGAAGAACTCGCCATGCGTGCCGACCCGGCGCGCGAGCGCGCTGAGGCCGGGCGGGTTCACCACGGTCAACGGGGTCTCCACCGCGATGCCGGTGCAGGTGGCGCAGCCGCAGCCGTTCATCGTCCACCTCCCACCACGAACGAA encodes:
- a CDS encoding putative baseplate assembly protein — its product is MNGCGCATCTGIAVETPLTVVNPPGLSALARRVGTHGEFFATMLARLSSPAYPALSGLTVRTTDDPAIGLLDSAASLADLLTFHLERIASEGYLRTATEEGSLALLGRLVGYLPRPGVSAGTYLAYTLDADPRPGHDLRSTIPQGARAQSVPGPGEEPQSFESMDELAARWSWNDLKVRQRQPFQLTKTGMDTRTNVQLAGVSNNIKPGDRLLYVFGTERDRQVLDVVSEVVLDRENNITTVVRQAEPLPDLASMRKKLRDLLNPIIEDPEPVVRRSSILKKFVEGVLKPLHAIAGKNGDDKAVPPVPEDPGKLTSPTKYLHALGKVLERLAEEIELTAHYAHINEWLVALQNNLAACEKGVQKLEPDQPDDAAESLFRALALDKPNPTSPAVLGLGALLGALRTSPNRPPASSRQLKRDLAKLYGPGSDLGAQLLTALDPRVGEGLYTAWRQVDLAAPLALQELQAMRQVATPFGATAPLRTTRDGKPITPEDWELEGQQALTLTVTYDEKPKPPPDPDDPVEPPGPKDTPKSASVRFLLGANTWPGEIRKLTEDGSLAIGPGEVEYTIDERTGEITFVFGGGIPGHTIVVSKEDKATKKVKVTASGVFAGSVERDLALDEAFGPFFMFEPKTNRLIIVNLRRQTEKNEPFVEINFATTTRFPANVLTLDAVYEGVGVGSWVVIERPTKRAKPLQLVTARVTGVRVLAKQAFGISGKVTELALDRPWLDDSDTRLTEIRDTSIYLRGDRLALADEPITDEVRDKEIELAELYDGLTPGRWVIVTGERTDLPGSPAGVKGTELAMLAGVQQVVEPTRPGELVHTKIALVGGLAYRYKRETVHVYANVVRATHGAGRDEPIGSGDASKPSQSFQLRQGPLTWLASDDPLGATSTLEVRVDGVRWHEVDSFAGRGPEEQVYVTETAEHDAVRVTFGDGKHGARLPTGVENVRARYRVGLGKAGNVATGRITQLTTRPLGVSGVDNPLPATGGADRDDASLLRRNIPLRVTAFERLVSVPDFEDFAKARAGVGRASARRLFNGTRQIVHVTVAGADDIALQEDSDIVTTLRTALSEQGDPSTPTDVAVREAVLLVISANIRVHPDHDWETVEPAVRAALTARLGFRNRELGQPAYLSEVLAIAQAVPGVDYVDVDVFAGVPGGITPVGLDGLLETLDEPRTVVPARLAEYDETVYRVDPPPGEPTETLTAIAAKHGITVAELGRLNPDLTEATPLPRGRKVIVFRGVRPAQLAVVSAAVPDTVILKEVRS